The following are encoded in a window of Paenibacillaceae bacterium GAS479 genomic DNA:
- a CDS encoding Carbohydrate family 9 binding domain-like: MSYDNVPEPSLVFDPKHYVCRKSSEPLVLDGRLDKPFWSQVPWTDDFVDIEGDLRPKPTKQTRVKMAWDDEYFYFGAELIEDEIWATLTERDSVIFYDNDFEIFIDPDGDTHQYYEFEMNAFNTVWDLLLVKPYRDGGPPVNGWDIHGLKTAVHIDGEINKPGSANRKWSLEVAMPWSALKECAKNGRPPEAGEYWRVNFSRVEWHTDIVDGQYVKRKNEATGKSLPEENWVWSPMGIINMHYPELWGLVWFAEGDQPMDTKLPQVEIAKWELRKLYYRQRKHYAEHGQFCDNLSALMSDDSWTIEPHLEAAKEMFHISARLASGEQVHIREDSRVWVS; the protein is encoded by the coding sequence ATGTCTTACGACAACGTGCCTGAACCAAGTCTTGTTTTTGATCCAAAACATTATGTATGCAGGAAGTCGAGCGAGCCACTCGTATTAGATGGCCGTCTGGACAAGCCATTCTGGTCACAGGTTCCGTGGACCGATGATTTTGTTGATATTGAAGGCGATCTGCGGCCGAAGCCGACCAAACAGACTCGTGTCAAAATGGCGTGGGACGACGAATACTTTTATTTTGGAGCAGAGCTCATTGAAGATGAAATTTGGGCAACGCTGACCGAAAGGGATTCGGTCATTTTTTATGATAATGACTTCGAGATCTTCATCGATCCGGACGGAGATACCCACCAGTACTATGAGTTTGAGATGAACGCCTTCAATACGGTATGGGATCTTCTGCTCGTTAAGCCTTACCGGGACGGCGGGCCTCCGGTGAACGGATGGGACATCCACGGCCTCAAAACAGCCGTACATATAGATGGAGAGATCAACAAGCCGGGTTCTGCGAACCGTAAATGGTCCCTTGAAGTAGCGATGCCATGGAGCGCTTTGAAAGAGTGCGCCAAAAACGGACGCCCGCCGGAAGCCGGGGAATATTGGAGAGTTAACTTCTCCCGCGTAGAATGGCATACAGATATTGTAGATGGGCAGTACGTGAAGCGTAAAAATGAAGCAACAGGGAAATCGCTGCCTGAAGAAAACTGGGTATGGTCTCCTATGGGCATTATTAATATGCATTATCCGGAACTATGGGGGTTAGTGTGGTTCGCGGAAGGCGATCAGCCGATGGACACTAAACTCCCGCAGGTGGAGATTGCAAAATGGGAGCTGCGTAAGCTGTACTACCGGCAACGGAAGCACTATGCGGAGCATGGACAGTTTTGCGATAATCTTTCTGCATTGATGAGCGATGATAGCTGGACCATTGAGCCTCATCTGGAGGCTGCCAAAGAAATGTTCCACATTTCCGCTAGGTTGGCATCTGGTGAACAGGTTCATATACGCGAAGATAGCAGAGTGTGGGTATCATAA
- a CDS encoding Uncharacterized damage-inducible protein DinB (forms a four-helix bundle), translating to MLEMELFPYRNDVRKVLIPYLKNLNEDQWTATNQGYPNNIAWVISHIALSEDHWVNQIGLKGAPVLAITSTSLPQEILAAYVDIRKQIDEVLRTISQAELLSIIQVPEFSDGWAPPSTPTWRWLFHHVFTHEAYHAGQIGMIARLNGFKGPLF from the coding sequence ATGCTTGAAATGGAATTGTTTCCTTATAGAAATGATGTGAGAAAGGTTTTGATACCTTATCTCAAAAATCTTAATGAAGATCAGTGGACTGCTACAAATCAAGGATATCCAAATAATATTGCCTGGGTTATTTCTCATATCGCCCTAAGTGAAGATCATTGGGTAAACCAAATCGGGTTAAAAGGTGCTCCTGTCCTTGCCATAACTAGCACTTCCCTCCCACAGGAGATACTGGCGGCATATGTGGACATTCGTAAACAAATAGACGAAGTATTGCGTACGATTTCACAAGCAGAGTTACTTTCAATTATACAAGTACCCGAGTTTTCAGATGGCTGGGCTCCGCCTTCCACTCCAACTTGGAGATGGTTATTTCACCACGTGTTTACCCATGAGGCGTATCATGCTGGTCAAATCGGTATGATTGCTCGGCTCAATGGTTTCAAAGGGCCGCTTTTTTGA
- a CDS encoding Transcriptional regulator, contains XRE-family HTH domain has product MDIGSRLASLREQRGWTQEQTSQSLGISRAALSHYEKNRREPDTDTLAKFADIYQVSIDYLVGRTDNPESTLDADVRDFAGSIELSDGEILEKFAFSIDGSPLTTEESKMFIAFIRANRSMK; this is encoded by the coding sequence GTGGACATTGGATCTCGGCTTGCAAGTCTGAGGGAACAGCGCGGATGGACTCAGGAACAGACTTCCCAGTCGCTTGGAATATCCCGCGCAGCCTTGAGTCACTACGAAAAAAACCGACGTGAGCCGGATACAGATACGCTCGCTAAATTTGCCGATATTTATCAAGTGTCCATCGACTATTTGGTGGGAAGAACTGACAATCCGGAGTCAACGCTTGATGCGGATGTGAGGGACTTTGCCGGCAGCATCGAGCTGTCCGATGGGGAGATATTGGAGAAGTTCGCATTCTCCATCGACGGCAGCCCACTTACGACGGAGGAGTCCAAGATGTTTATTGCTTTTATTCGGGCTAACCGTTCAATGAAATAA